Below is a genomic region from Paraburkholderia sp. BL23I1N1.
TGCACGTGCACCTGCAATTTTCCGTGCTGCCGGGCCATGAACGCAATTGGGACCTGGTGCTGGTGGCCCTCACCGACATCACGGCACGCAAAAAGGCCGAAGCGTATCTGGAGTTCCTCGGCAAGCACGACGTGCTGACCAAGCTGCGCAATCGCTCGTTCTACGTCGATGAACTGAACCGGCTGGAGCGCAAGGGTCCGTGGCCGCTGACGATCATCATGGCCGACCTGAACGGCCTCAAACGCGTGAACGACCAGCTTGGGCACGCGGCCGGCGACGCGTTGCTACGGCGCGCCGGCGAAGTGCTGGCCAAGGCGACGGACGCGCCTTTTCACGCGGCGCGCATCGGCGGAGACGAATTCGCGATCCTGATGCCGGACACCGACGAGCGCGGCGGCGCCGCGATGGTCGACGCGATCCGCCAGCTGGTCGATTTGAACAATCAGTTTTATCCGGGTTCGCTGTTGAGTTTTTCGATGGGCGTGGCGACGTGCCAGCGCGGCGACCGCCTCGAAGCCGGCGTGCAACGCGCCGATCTGCTGATGTATGAGGAAAAGCGCGCGCACTACGCAAACCGTCCGGCCACGGACACGTCGGGCGACTGACGCCAGGGCGCGGCGGTTTTCGATTGTTGAAGATTGTTGAAAAGGCCGCGCCGTGTCGGAGGGTTAGGCGCTCAATCAGCCCGGCAGTTTGGACGCCAGCACGTCGACCTTCTGGATGCTGGGCGGCGTGGCGAACAGCTCGCCGGCCTTCGCCATCAGCGCGGCGGCCACCTTGCCGTTCAGATGCGCATCACGGCCCGCTTCGTCCGGGAAAGCGTCGAAAATGCCGTATGTGGACGCGCCCAGCTTCAGACCGAACCATGCCGTCGTGGCAGGCTCCTCCTCGACGAGCGGCAAGCCGCTCAGCAAAAAGGCCTCGACATCCTTTTCC
It encodes:
- a CDS encoding putative quinol monooxygenase, producing MVKLALYVRLEAKPGKEKDVEAFLLSGLPLVEEEPATTAWFGLKLGASTYGIFDAFPDEAGRDAHLNGKVAAALMAKAGELFATPPSIQKVDVLASKLPG